The Streptomyces sp. V3I7 genome segment CGGCGCGGGCAACGCCGTCGACTTCCTGACCCCCGGCGTCCTCGCGCTCGCGGTGATGTCGACGGCGTTCACCGGGCAGGCCATCGCGACCGGCTTCGAGCGCCGCTACGGCGTGCTGAAGCGGCTGGCGTCCTCGCCGCTGCCCCGCTGGGGGCTGATGACGGCGAAGACGGCGTCCGTGCTGGTCACCGAGGTCCTCCAGGTGATCCTGCTGACGGCGATCGCCTTCGCGCTGGGCTGGTCGCCGCACGGCGGGCCCGCCGCCGTCGTGCTCCTGCTGATCGTCGGCACGGCCGCCTTCTCCGGCCTCGGCCTGCTCATGGCGGGCACGCTGAAGGCGGAGGCCACGCTGGCCGCCGCCAACCTGGTCTTCCTGCTGCTGCTCGTCGGCGGCGGCGTCATCGTGCCGCTGGAGAAGTTCCCCTCCGCCGCGCAGCACGTGCTCGCGCTGCTGCCGACCTCGGCCCTCTCGGACGGCCTGCGGGACGTCCTCCAGCATGGGGCCGGGATGCCGTGGGGCGACCTCGGGATCCTGGGCGTGTGGGCGGTCGTGGGCCTGGCAGCGGCCGGCAGGTTCTTCCGCTGGGAGTGACGAAGCCCCGCAAGGGCGACCCTCGTGAAAGCGTGCACAAGCCGCCCCCTACGATGGTGCGCGTGCCAAAGCTGACCCGCGCCGACGCCGTAGCGGCCCTGCGCAACCCGCTCGCCTTCATCGCCGACCGCTGGACCCCGGCTCCCCGGACCGTCCAGCGGGCGGCGCTCGCCGCGCTCGTGATGGCGGTGGTCATCGTGGTCACCGGTGGTGCGGTACGCCTGACCGGCTCGGGCCTGGGCTGCCCGACCTGGCCCAAGTGCACCGCCGACTCGCTCACCACCACCGGCGCGATGGGTATCCACGGCGCCATCGAGTTCGGCAACCGCATGCTGACGTACGTGCTGTGCGCGGCGGTCGGCTGGGCCATCGTCACCGCCCGCTCCGAGAAGCCGTGGCGGCGCGGCCTGACCCGGCTGGGCTGGGCGCAGTTCTGGGTGGTCATGGGCAACGCGGTGCTCGGCGGCATCGTCGTGCTGGTCGGCCTCAACCCGTACACGGTCGCGGCCCACTTCCTGCTCTCCACCGCGCTGATCGCGGTCGCCACGGTGATGTGGCAGCGCACCCGTGAGGGCGACGAGGCGCCGCGTCCGCTGGTCGGCAGGTCGGTGGCCCAGCTGGTGTGGATCCTGGTGGCCGTCTCCGTGCTGCTGATCGCGGCCGGCACCGTCGTCACCGGCTCGGGTCCGCACGCGGGCGACTCCAGCCAGGTCGAGCGGATGCCGCTGGACTGGGAGACGGTCAGCAAGCTGCACGCGGTCCTGGCCTGGATCGTGGTGACCCTGACGTTCGCCCTGTGGTTCGTCCTGAAAGCGGTCGACGCCCCGAAGGGCCCGCTGAACCGCACCCGCGACCTCTTCGTCGTCCTGCTCCTCCAGGGCGTCATCGGCTACGTCCAGTACTTCACGGACCTCCCCGAGGGCCTGGTCGCCCTGCACATGCTCGGCTCCTGCCTGATGTGGATCGGCGCCCTGCGCGTGCTGCTGTCGCTGCGCGAGCGCCCCGGCGCGGCGGTCGAGGTGCCGGCCCCGGCGGCTCAGGCTCAGACTCCGTCGTACGACGCGACGAGCTCGTCGATCGCCGCCCCGAGGTAAGCCCGCGTCAACTCCGCCCTGCGAGCCGTCCACCGTTCGGTGGGCGGCTCGGCGGTGCCGTAGCGACGGCGGCGGATGTCCTCGACCACCTCGACGGGGGCGCCCAGCGCGGGCAGCGTCTCCAGCGCCTCGCGCTTGGTGATCAGCCGGCCCTCCCTGAGCGTGACGGCGGCGCGGGCGTGGGTGACCATGCCGAGGTCCACCCAGACCTCCTGGGTCCAGTTGTCCGCCCGGTCCACCTGCCGCCGCCAGTAGTTTTGTTGGTCGCGCACCACGAACGCGGCGAGCTCCCGGTCCGGCACCGCCGGGAGCAGCTCGCCGGGCTCCGCCCCGTAGAGCACCCGGCCGAAGTCGTGCAGCTCGCGCCGGGTCACCGGGGTGACCGGCCGCCGGAACAGCTCCTCGTACGCCCAGGTCAGATGCGATCGCCCGGCGTCGGCGGTCGTCGCCGGGGTCAGATAGCTGCAGTGCAGACGGTCGGCGAGCGGCGCGTCGCGCAGGCGGGCGTGCAGCAGGGCCACCCGCCACACCGTCCGTGCCGTGAGCGGACGCGGCAGTACGGCGACCAGGTCCAGGTCGCTGCGCCCCTCCTGGTAGTCGCCCCCGGCCAGCGACCCGTGCGCCCACACGGCGACGGGGGCCGACGTGGCCAGGCCTGTGAGGAAACGCCCGATGAGGGCTTCGGTGTCGGTCACCCGGCCAGTCTGGGGAAGCGGGCCCGGGCCGTACACCCCGCTCACCCGAGTCCGTACACCCGCCGCGCGTTTCCGGACGCCAGCATCGACGCCACCCGCTGGGCGTCGGACGGGGACCAGGCGCCCTCGGTGATCCAGGTGCCGAGGACGCGGTTGAGGGCCTCGCGGAACAGGTGGGCGCCCACGACGTGCAGCTCCGGCAGGCTCTGGGCGCCGCTGGAGAAGAGGATCTTGCCGAAGGGGGCCAGCTCCAGGATCTCGGCGAGGACGGTGGCCGCACGGGCGCCGGTGCGTACGAGCGCGGCGCCCGAGTCGGCGTACACGTGCGGGAAGGCGCCCGCGAGATGGGCGGCGTGGCGGTGGTACGGGTAGCCGTGCAGCAGGACCAGGTCGGTGCCGAGGCCGGCGGTGGCGCGGACGAAGCCGGTCAGCAGCCCCGGGTCCGTGCGGTCGACGCGGGTGCCCGGTCCGCCCAGTCCGGCGTGGAGTTGCAGCGGCAGGCCCGAGGCCACCGCGATCCACAGCAGGTGCCGCAGCAGCACCGGGTCGTTCAGCTCCCCGCCGACGCGCCGCCCCGCCAGCCAGCGGCCGGCGGCCCCGCGCACCTCCCCCGGTCCGGGCGGCTCGGGCGCGAGCGCCAGTCCGTGTCGCAGCGCCGCCACCGAGGTGAAGGCGACGGCGCCGGTGGCGGCGCCGTGCACCGACTCGGCGAGGTTGGCGAGGAAGGAGTCGACGGTGCCGGAGGTGTCGGCGACCTGCTCGGCGAGGACTTCCAGGCGCACGATCTCGTGGGCGCGCGCGCCGCCCGCCGAGGCCAGTTCGTCCGGTCCGGTCAGATCGCCGGGCAGGCCGGTGTCGACGAGGAACGTCGTGATGCCGCTGCCCCGCAGCAGCCTGCGGCCCGCTTCCAGTACGCCGAGTTCACGACGCCGGGCGAGATAACGGGCGGGCGCGCAGTGCGCTTCCAGGCCGAGAAGCGGGGGGCACCAGCGGCGTACCGCGAAGCCGGTCTGGGTGTCGAAGAGCGTGGTGCCCGGCGCGGGCGGTCCCTCGGTCCGCGCCAGTTGGGCCTCGAAGGTGCCGAGGCCCAACTCGGTTCTCAGGACGCCGTGGCAGTACTGGTCCACCAGGGACGGCGTTTCGATCATCCGGGCTCCCCGCGTAGACGCTGCGCTGCTCTACGGTCCTAACGGGTGAACCGGGGTAGAGGTGTTGCGGGCTGTTCGAGGGAGGACGATGTGGTGAGGCGGCCGCGGGTCATCGGTGGCTGGTCGCGCCCACGCGACGGAGTCGCAAATTCAGCAGGGCCCCGTGCCCTTTGGGCGCGTTGTTCAGCCGTTGCTCGGGCCGCCGAGCTGGATCCCCGCCATGCGCGTCCACTCGTACGGGCCCGTCTTCACCTTGGCGGCGAACTCGCCGTCGAACGACTCGTGGACGGTGATGCCGGCCTTCTCCACCGCCTTCTCGGCGATCTCGTAGCTGGGCGCCACCAGGTCGCCCCAGCCGCCGTCCTCGCCGACGAGCACGATGCGGGCGCCGCGCTCGCCGATGTAGGCCACCTGTCCCTCGGCACCGCCGTGCGCCTTGGAGAAGCTGTCGATCTGCCGGGCGAGCTTCGCCGCCGTCCGCTCGGCCTTCGCGTCAACCTGCTGCGTGTCTGCCATGGTCAGGATGCTACCGACGGGTAGATCAAACGGCGACGGGCGGGGTGCGTGGCCTTGACCACGAACCCCGCCCCTACGGCGGACAGATGAGGGACTGGCGGAAGAGGGACTAGCGGAGGAAGGGGTCCACCGCGACCGCCACGAAGAGGATCGACACGTAGGTGATCGACCAGTGGAACAGGCGCATCTCCTTGAGCTTGGCGCCCGTCGCCTCCGCCTTCGCACGGTTCTGCAGGCCGTGCGCCTCCCACAGCCAGAAGCCGCCGGCCGCCAGCGCGACCGCCGTGTAGAACCAGCCCGTGTAGCCGAGCGGGGTCAGCAGCAGGGAGACGGCGACCATCACCCAGCTGTAGATCACGATCTGCCGGGCGACCACCTTGTTGGAGGCGATGACCGGCAGCATCGGCACGCCCACGCGCGCGTAGTCGTCCTTGACCTTCATGGACAGCGGCCAGTAGTGCGGCGGCGTCCAGAAGAACATGACGAGGAAGAGGATGACCGGCGCCCAGGACAGGGAGTCGGTCACCGACGACCAGCCGATGAGCACCGGCAGACAGCCCGCGATGCCGCCCCACACGATGTTCTGCGACGTACGCCGCTTGAGGATCATCGTGTAGACGACGACGTAGAAGAGGAGCGCTCCGAGCGACAGCCACGCCGACAGCCAGTTGACGGTGAATCCGAACAGCAGCGTCGAGACGACCGCCAGCATGATGCCGAAGGCGAGGCATTCACGCGGGCTGACCATGCCGGTGACCAGCGGGCGCTGCGAGGTGCGGTCCATGAGCGCGTCGATGTCGCGGTCGATGTACATGTTCAGCGCGTTGGCGCCGCCCGCGGAGAGGAAGCCACCGACGCAGGTGAGGAGCACCAGCGTCAGGTCGGGCACGCCCTGCTGGGCCAGGAACATCACCGGGACGGTGGTGATGAGCAGCAGCTCGATGATCCGTGGCTTGGTCAGCGCCACGAACCCCATGACACGGGCCCCCAGCGGCCGGTGGCCCGGGCTCTGAGTCGCACCGGGTTCCCCCGTGGCCCTCATGGCACGGGCGGTGCCCCCAGGACGGGAATCGACGGCCGTCACGTACACCCCTGACAGAGACATCCCAGCGAGCCCCGCCGTGTGAACAGGCGGTAAAGGCTCGCGCGTACCACGCCACTGTAGACGTTGCCCAGACCCCGGCTTCCGCGGGGGTCGGATCGTGTTCGGCGGGGGCGCTGCCGGACGTGTCGCGGGCGGCGGCCGGAGCTGACCGAAACCCGGTTGAGCAGGGAGGCGGAAGCGTCCGTATTCATGTGCCACACCGCCTCGCGGGCGACCGGGAGGCGGATCCGCGGGAGTCCCGGCAGTCTGGAATGGCTCGCAAAAACGCACGTCCCCACGAGGGTAGGCTCGACAGCGGCCGGTGGGCACCCAGTGCGCCGGCAGCCGGGGGCACCTGCCCACAGAGACCGGCAACCGACATGTGGAGAGGAGCCCTGACCCAGGGTGAGCACCAAGCCGACCACCACAGACCTCGAGTGGACCGAAGTGGACCAGCGGGCCGTGGACACCGCCCGCGTCCTGGCCGCCGATGCCGTACAGAAGGTCGGCAACGGCCATCCTGGTACGGCGATGAGCCTGGCGCCGGCCGCGTACACCCTCTTCCAGAAGGTGATGCGGCACGACCCCGCCGACCCGGAGTGGGTCGCGCGCGATCGCTTCGTGCTGTCCGCGGGCCACTCCTCCCTGACCCTGTACACCCAGCTCTACCTCGCGGGCTTCGGCCTGGAGCTGGACGACCTGAAGGCGTTCCGCACCTGGGGCTCGAAGACCCCGGGCCACCCGGAGTACGGGCACACGACGGGCGTGGAGACGACGACCGGCCCGCTGGGCCAGGGTGTCGCCAACGCGGTGGGCATGGCGATGGCCGCCCGGTTCGAGCGCGGTCTGTTCGACCCGGACGCTCCGCAGGGCGAGTCCCCCTTCGACCACTACATCTACTGCATCGCCGGTGACGGCTGCCTCCAGGAGGGCGTCTCCGCGGAGGCCTCCTCGATGGCGGGCCATCAGCAGCTCGGCAACCTGATCCTGCTGTGGGACGACAACCACATCTCGATCGAGGGCGACACCGAGACGGCGGTCTCCGAGGACACCTGCAAGCGCTACGAGGCCTACGGCTGGCATGTGCAGCGCGTCGAGCCGAAGCCCAGCGGCGACCTCGACCCGCAGGCCCTGTACGAGGCGATCGAGGCCGCGAAGCAGGTGACGGACAAGCCGTCCTTCATCGCGATGCGCTCGATCATCGCCTGGCCGGCCCCGCACGCGCAGAACACCGAGGCCGCGCACGGCTCGGCGCTGGGTGACGAGGAGGTCGCGGCCACCAAGCGCGTCCTCGGCTTCGACCCGGAGCAGAGCTTCGAGGTCTCCGACGAGGTCATCAGCCACACCCGCCAGGCGCTGGAGCGCGGCCGCCAGGCCAAGGCCGAGTGGGAGAAGTCCTTCCAGGAGTGGCGCATCGACAACCCGGAGCGCGCCGCCGAGTTCGACCGCATCAGCAAGGCCGAGCTGCCCGCCGGCTGGGAGGACAAGCTCCCGGTCTTCGAGACGGGCAAGGGCGTCGCCACGCGTGCCGCCTCCGGCAGGGTGCTCCAGGCGCTGGGCGCGGTCGTGCCCGAGCTGTGGGGCGGCTCCGCCGACCTGGCCGGCTCGAACAACACGACCATCGACAAGACGTCGTCGTTCCTGCCGGCGGACAACCCGCTGCCGGAGGCCGACCCGTACGGCCGGACCATCCACTTCGGCATCCGCGAGTTCTCCATGGGCGCCGAGATGAACGGCATCGCCCTGCACGGGAACACCCGCGTCTACGGCGGCACGTTCCTCGTCTTCTCCGACTACATGCGCAACGCCGTGCGCATGTCGGCGCTGATGCACCTGCCGGTGACGTACGTGTGGACGCACGACTCCATCGGCCTCGGTGAGGACGGCCCGACGCACCAGCCGGTCGAGCACCTGGCCGCGCTGCGCGCGATCCCGGGTCTGAACGTCGTCCGCCCGGCCGACGCCAACGAGACGGCCGTCGTCTGGGGCGAGATCCTCAAGCGCTACACCAAGGTCTTCGGCAAGGGCGCCCCGCACGGCCTCGTGCTGACCCGCCAGGGCGTGCCGACGTACGAGCCCGACGAGAACGCCGCGCGCGGTGGTTACGTCCTGTTCGAGGCCGAGGGCGGCGCTCCCGAGGTCATCCTCATCGCCACCGGCTCCGAGGTGCACGTCGCCGTCGAGGCACGCGAGCAGCTCCAGTCCGAGGGCATTCCCACGCGCGTGGTGTCGATGCCGTCGGTCGAGTGGTTCGAGGAGCAGGACCAGGGGTACCGGGACAGCATTCTGCCCCCGTCCGTGAAGGCGCGGGTCGCGGTGGAGGCCGGGATCGGCCTCACCTGGCACAAGTACGTCGGGGACGCCGGCCGCATCGTGTCGCTGGAGCACTTCGGTGCCTCCGCCGACGGCAAGGTCCTCTTCCGCGAGTTCGGCTTCACGCCCGAGAACGTGGCCGCGAAGGCCCGGGAATCCCTGGCCGCCGCCCAGCGCTGACGCTCATATACGACACGTAGGAGATGTAATTCCATGACAGACGCACTCAAGCGCCTCTCCGAGGAGGGCGTCGCGATCTGGCTGGACGACCTGTCGCGCAAGCGGATCACGTCCGGCAACCTCGCCGAACTGATCGACCAGCAGCACGTCGTGGGCGTCACCACCAATCCGTCGATCTTCCAGAAGGCGATCAGCCACGGCGACGGTTACGAGCAGCAGGTCGCGGACCTCGCCGCCCGCAAGGTCACCGTCGAGGAAGCGATCCGCATGATCACGACGGCGGACGTCCGGGACGCGGCCGACGTCCTGCGCCCCGTCTTCGACGCGACCGACGGCCAGGACGGCCGGGTCTCCATCGAGGTCGACCCGCGCCTGGCGCACAACACGGCGGCGACCATCGCCGAGGCCAAGCAGCTGGCCTGGCTGGTCGACCGGCCCAACACCCTCATCAAGATCCCGGCCACCAAGGCGGGCCTCCCGGCGATCACCGAGGTCATCGGCCTCGGCATCAGCGTCAACGTCACGCTGATCTTCTCGCTGGAGCGCTACCGCGAGGTCATGGACGCCTACCTGGCCGGCCTGGAGAAGGCCAGGGCGCGCGGCCTGGACCTGTCGCTGATCCGCTCGGTGGCGTCGTTCTTCGTGTCCCGCGTGGACACCGAGATCGACAAGCGGATCGACGCCCTGGGCACCGACGAGGCCAAGGCGCTGCGCGGCAAGGCCGCCGTCGCCAACGCCCGGCTCGCCTACCAGGCGTACGAGGAGGTCTTCTCCTCCGACCGCTTCAAGGCGCTGGAGCAGGCGGGCGCCCACAAGCAGCGTCCGCTGTGGGCCTCCACCGGCGTGAAGGACAAGGCGTACTCGGACACCATGTACGTCGACGAGCTGGTGGCGCCGAACACGGTGAACACCATGCCGGAGGCCACCTTGGAGGCCACCGAGGACCACGGCGACGTCCGCGGTGACACGGTCTCCGGCACCTACGAGCAGGCCCGCGCCGACCTCGACGCCGTCGAGGCGCTCGGCATCTCGTACGACGACGTGGTCCAGCTGCTGGAGGACGAGGGCGTCGAGAAGTTCGCGACGTCCTGGAACGACCTGCTGAAGTCGACCGAGGCGGAGCTCAAGCGCCTCGCTCCCGCGAAGGACTGACACCTTGTCGAGCAGCAACCCGCTGCGTGACCCCGCAGACCGACGGCTCCCGCGTATCGCGGGGCCGTCGGGCCTGGTCATCTTCGGCGTCACGGGCGACCTGTCACGCAAGAAGCTGATGCCCGCCGTGTACGACCTCGCCAATCGGGGTCTGCTGCCGCCGGGCTTCGCCCTCATCGGCTTCGCCCGCCGCGAGTGGGACGACGAGGACTTCGCCCAGGAGGTCCACGACGCGGTCAAGGAGCACGCCCGCACGCCCTTCCGCGAGGAGGTCTGGCAGCAGCTCGTCCAGGGCATGCGCTTCGTGCAGGGCACCTTCGACGACGACGCCGCCTTCGACCGGCTGCGCTCCACGATCGACGAACTGGACAAGGCACAGGGCACGGGCGGCAACTTCGCCTTCTACCTGTCGGTGCCGCCCAAGGCGTTCCCGGTCGTGATCAAGCAGCTGAAGAAGCACGGCCTCGCCGACCAGGAGGGCGGCTCCTGGCGGCGCGCGGTCATCGAGAAGCCGTTCGGCCACGACCTGAAGTCGGCCGAGGAGCTCAACGAGATCGTCCACGAGGTCTTCGCCCCGGACCAGGTCTTCCGCATCGACCACTACCTGGGCAAGGAGACCGTCCAGAACATCCTGGCGCTGCGCTTCGCCAACACGCTCTTCGAGCCGATCTGGAACCGGTCGTACGTCGACCACGTGCAGATCACCATGGCCGAGGACATCGGCATCGGCGGCCGGGCCGGCTACTACGACGGCATCGGCGCCGCGCGCGACGTCATCCAGAACCACCTGCTCCAGCTGCTGGCGCTCACCGCCATGGAGGAGCCCTCCTCCTTCGACGCGGACGCGCTCGCCGCGGAGAAGACGAAGGTCCTGGGCGCGGTCCGGCTGCCGAAGGACCTGGGCAAGCACACGGTGCGCGGTCAGTACGCCGAGGGCTGGCAGGGCGGCGAGACGGCGGTCGGTTACCTCCAGGAGGAGGGCATCGACCCCAAGTCGAAGACCGACACGTACGCCGCGATCAAGGTGGAGGTCGACAACCGCCGCTGGGCGGGCGTCCCCTTCTATCTGCGCACCGGCAAGCGGCTCGGCCGCCGGGTCACGGAGATCGCGGTCGTCTTCCAGCGCGCCCCGCACTCCCCCTTCGACCAGACGGTGACGGAGGAGCTTGGGCAGAACGCGATCGTCATCCGGGTCCAGCCGGACGAGGGCATCACGGTCCGCTTCGGCGCCAAGGTGCCGGGCACCTCGATGGAGATCCGGGACGTCTCCATGGACTTCGCCTACGGCGAGTCCTTCACGGAGTCCAGCCCGGAGGCGTACGAGCGGCTCATCCTCGACGTCCTGCTCGGTGACTCGAACCTGTTCCCGCGCACCGAGGAGGTCGAGCTGTCCTGGAAGATCCTCGACCCGATCGAGGAGTACTGGGACAGGCACGGCAAGCCGGCGCAGTACCCCGCGGGCACGTGGGGCCCCGTCGAGGCCGACGAGATGCTCAAGCGAGACGGACGGAGCTGGCGCCGCCCATGAAGACCGATCTCACGGACACCACCGCGAGCAAGATAAACAAGGCGCTCGTGGAGGGCCGGCGCGCCATCGGCACCCCGGCCGTCGGCATGGTCCTGACCCTCGTCATCGTCACCGACGAGGAGAACGCCTACGACGCGCTGAAGGCCGCCAACGAGGCCTCGCGCGAGCACCCCTCGCGCACCCTCGTGGTCATCAAGCGCGTCTCCCGCTCGCCCCGCGCCCGCACGGCCTCGCGCCTGGACGCGGAGGTGCGGCTCGGCATGGAGGCGGGCACCGGCGAGACGGTGATCCTCCGGCTGTACGGCGCGGTCGCCGACCACGCCCAGTCGGTGGTCCTGCCGCTGCTGCTGCCGGACGCGCCGGTCGTCGTCTGGTGGGCGGTCAACGCCCCGCTGGATCCGGCCGGCGACCCGCTCGGCGCGCTGGCCCAGCGCCGGGTGACCGACACCTACTCCGCCGAGGCCCCGCTGCGCGAGCTCAGCGCCCGCGCCGAGGCCTACACGCCCGGGGACACGGACCTGTCGTGGACCCGCATCACGCCCTGGCGTTCGATGCTGGCCGCGGCGCTGGACCAGGTCGACTGCGAGGTGCGGGCCGCCGAGGTGGAGGGCGAGGAGTTCAATCCGAGCTGCGAGCTGCTGGCGATGTGGCTCGCGGACCGGCTGGACGTGCCCGTCAAGCGCTCGCTGTCCGCCGGCCCCGGCCTCACGGCCGTCCGGCTGGACACCAACTGCGGGCCGATCGCCCTGGACCGCGCGGACGGTTCGCTGGCCACGCTGTCCATCGCGGACCAGCCGGACCGTGCGGTGGCGCTGAAGCGGCGCGAGACGTCCGAGCTGATCGCGGAGGAGCTGCGGCGGCTGGACCCGGACGACACGTACGCCGCGGCGCTGCGGTTCGGGCTGAACCGGCTGTCGGGTACGTCCGAGACGCCCGAGCCCGCGACGGAGCAGCCCGCGCCCGCGAAGAGGACGGCCGCCAGGAAGGCCCCGACGAGGAAGGCGGCGGCGAAGTGAGCACCCCGCAGCTGGTCGTGCACCGCGACAAGGAGCTGATGGCGCAGGCCGCCGCGGCCCGGCTGATCACCAAGATCGTGGACGCGCAGTCCTCGCGCGGCTCCGCGTCGGTGGTGCTCACCGGCGGCCGCAACGGCAACGGCCTGCTGGCCGCGCTGGCGGCGGCGCCCGCACGGGACGCCGTCGACTGGGGCCGGCTGGACCTGTGGTGGGGTGACGAGCGGTTCCTGCCCGAGGGCGACCCCGAGCGCAACTACACCCAGGCGCGCGAGGCCCTGCTCGACGCCGTACCGCTGGACCCCAAGCGCGTGCACCCGATGCCCGCGTCGGACGGTCCGTACGGCAGTGACGTGGACGCGGCGGCCGAGGCGTACGCCGAGGAGCTGGCCCGGGCGGCCGGTCCGGAGAACCACGGCAGCGTGCCCGTCTTCGACGTGCTGCTGCTGGGCGTCGGCCCGGACACGCACGTGGCCTCGCTCTTCCCCGAGCTGCCCGGCGTCCGGGAGACCGAGCGCACGGTGATCGGGGTGCACGGCGCGCCGAAGCCCCCGCCGACCCGGATCTCGCTGACCCTTCCGGCGATCCGCGCGGCCCGCGAGGTGTGGCTGCTGGCGGCCGGCGAGGACAAGGCGCAGGCCGTGGCGATGGCCCTGTCAGGCACGGGCGAGATCCAGGCCCCGGCGGCGGGAGCGCGGGGCCGCTCGCGCACGCTGTGGCTGCTGGACTCGGCGGCGGCCTCCCAGCTGCCGCGGTCGCTGTACCCCCCGGCGTCCCCGTGACCGGGTGACACGGACGGAGGGGCGGCGCAGATTCCCTGCGCCGCCCTCCGCTTTTCCGTTGTACGCCGGTTACTTCACCGATCCGGCCATCACGCCCTGCACGAAGTGCTTCTGGAACGCGAAGAACACGACCACGGGCACGATCAGCGACAGGAACGCGCCCGGCGCCAGCACGTCGACGTTGCTGCCGAACTGCCGGATCTGGGACTGGAGTTCCACGGTGAGCGGCTGGGCGGAGCTGTCGGCGAAGAGCAGCGCGACCAGCATGTCGTTCCACACCCACAGGAACTGGAAGATGGCGAGGCTGGCGATGGCCGGCCGGCCGATGGGCAGCACGAGGCGGGTGAAGATGCGCCACTCGGTGCCGCCGTCCATGCGGGCCGCCTCCAGCATCTCCTGCGGTATCTCGGCGAAGTAGTTCCGGAGCAGGAACACCGCGAACGGCAGTCCGTACGCCACATGGAAGAGGATGACGCCGGGGATGGTGCCGAACAGGCCGAGCTGTCCGAAGAGTTGGGCGACCGGCAGCAGGCCGATCTGCACCGGCACCACCAACAGGGCGACCACCAGCAGGAAGACGGGTTCGCGGCCAGGGAAGTCCAGCCACGCGAAGGCGTATCCGGCGAGCGCGGCGATGACGACGACCAGGGTCGTGGCCGGCACCGAGATCAGCACCGTGTTCCAGAACGCCTGCGTCATCCCGGCGTTCTTCAGCAGCGCCGTGTAGTTGTCGAGGGACAGCTGCCCGGGGGTGGCCAGCGCCGTCCACCAGCCGCCCTTGGCCGCGTCCTGCGCGGAGCGCAGGGAGGAGACGAACAGCCCGGCCAGCGGGGTGAGCCAGACGAGCCCGATCACCACGAGGAACGCCTGGACCAGCGAGCTGCCCAGACCGCGCCGGACCGTGTGCATCGCCGCGCTCATCGCTGACTCCTTCGGAAGCGGCGGACGTTGAAGACCATCGCGGGGACGACCAGGAGCAGGAGCAGCACGCCGAGGGCGCTGCCGAGTCCCTGGTTGTTGCCGCCGCCGAAGGACACCAGCCACATCTGGGTGGCGAGCACGGTCGCGTCCTCCTGCACGGGCCCCGGCGCGATGATGTAGACGAGGTCGAAGACCTTCATTACGTTGATGACCAGGGTGACGAAGA includes the following:
- a CDS encoding ABC transporter permease; its protein translation is MIAAQAALETRMLLRNGEQLLLTVVIPTLLLVLFSSVDIVDTGAGNAVDFLTPGVLALAVMSTAFTGQAIATGFERRYGVLKRLASSPLPRWGLMTAKTASVLVTEVLQVILLTAIAFALGWSPHGGPAAVVLLLIVGTAAFSGLGLLMAGTLKAEATLAAANLVFLLLLVGGGVIVPLEKFPSAAQHVLALLPTSALSDGLRDVLQHGAGMPWGDLGILGVWAVVGLAAAGRFFRWE
- a CDS encoding heme A synthase; translation: MVRVPKLTRADAVAALRNPLAFIADRWTPAPRTVQRAALAALVMAVVIVVTGGAVRLTGSGLGCPTWPKCTADSLTTTGAMGIHGAIEFGNRMLTYVLCAAVGWAIVTARSEKPWRRGLTRLGWAQFWVVMGNAVLGGIVVLVGLNPYTVAAHFLLSTALIAVATVMWQRTREGDEAPRPLVGRSVAQLVWILVAVSVLLIAAGTVVTGSGPHAGDSSQVERMPLDWETVSKLHAVLAWIVVTLTFALWFVLKAVDAPKGPLNRTRDLFVVLLLQGVIGYVQYFTDLPEGLVALHMLGSCLMWIGALRVLLSLRERPGAAVEVPAPAAQAQTPSYDATSSSIAAPR
- a CDS encoding nucleotidyltransferase domain-containing protein; the encoded protein is MTDTEALIGRFLTGLATSAPVAVWAHGSLAGGDYQEGRSDLDLVAVLPRPLTARTVWRVALLHARLRDAPLADRLHCSYLTPATTADAGRSHLTWAYEELFRRPVTPVTRRELHDFGRVLYGAEPGELLPAVPDRELAAFVVRDQQNYWRRQVDRADNWTQEVWVDLGMVTHARAAVTLREGRLITKREALETLPALGAPVEVVEDIRRRRYGTAEPPTERWTARRAELTRAYLGAAIDELVASYDGV
- a CDS encoding amidohydrolase family protein; protein product: MIETPSLVDQYCHGVLRTELGLGTFEAQLARTEGPPAPGTTLFDTQTGFAVRRWCPPLLGLEAHCAPARYLARRRELGVLEAGRRLLRGSGITTFLVDTGLPGDLTGPDELASAGGARAHEIVRLEVLAEQVADTSGTVDSFLANLAESVHGAATGAVAFTSVAALRHGLALAPEPPGPGEVRGAAGRWLAGRRVGGELNDPVLLRHLLWIAVASGLPLQLHAGLGGPGTRVDRTDPGLLTGFVRATAGLGTDLVLLHGYPYHRHAAHLAGAFPHVYADSGAALVRTGARAATVLAEILELAPFGKILFSSGAQSLPELHVVGAHLFREALNRVLGTWITEGAWSPSDAQRVASMLASGNARRVYGLG
- a CDS encoding heme o synthase, which codes for MYVTAVDSRPGGTARAMRATGEPGATQSPGHRPLGARVMGFVALTKPRIIELLLITTVPVMFLAQQGVPDLTLVLLTCVGGFLSAGGANALNMYIDRDIDALMDRTSQRPLVTGMVSPRECLAFGIMLAVVSTLLFGFTVNWLSAWLSLGALLFYVVVYTMILKRRTSQNIVWGGIAGCLPVLIGWSSVTDSLSWAPVILFLVMFFWTPPHYWPLSMKVKDDYARVGVPMLPVIASNKVVARQIVIYSWVMVAVSLLLTPLGYTGWFYTAVALAAGGFWLWEAHGLQNRAKAEATGAKLKEMRLFHWSITYVSILFVAVAVDPFLR
- the tkt gene encoding transketolase, with the translated sequence MSTKPTTTDLEWTEVDQRAVDTARVLAADAVQKVGNGHPGTAMSLAPAAYTLFQKVMRHDPADPEWVARDRFVLSAGHSSLTLYTQLYLAGFGLELDDLKAFRTWGSKTPGHPEYGHTTGVETTTGPLGQGVANAVGMAMAARFERGLFDPDAPQGESPFDHYIYCIAGDGCLQEGVSAEASSMAGHQQLGNLILLWDDNHISIEGDTETAVSEDTCKRYEAYGWHVQRVEPKPSGDLDPQALYEAIEAAKQVTDKPSFIAMRSIIAWPAPHAQNTEAAHGSALGDEEVAATKRVLGFDPEQSFEVSDEVISHTRQALERGRQAKAEWEKSFQEWRIDNPERAAEFDRISKAELPAGWEDKLPVFETGKGVATRAASGRVLQALGAVVPELWGGSADLAGSNNTTIDKTSSFLPADNPLPEADPYGRTIHFGIREFSMGAEMNGIALHGNTRVYGGTFLVFSDYMRNAVRMSALMHLPVTYVWTHDSIGLGEDGPTHQPVEHLAALRAIPGLNVVRPADANETAVVWGEILKRYTKVFGKGAPHGLVLTRQGVPTYEPDENAARGGYVLFEAEGGAPEVILIATGSEVHVAVEAREQLQSEGIPTRVVSMPSVEWFEEQDQGYRDSILPPSVKARVAVEAGIGLTWHKYVGDAGRIVSLEHFGASADGKVLFREFGFTPENVAAKARESLAAAQR